The Odocoileus virginianus isolate 20LAN1187 ecotype Illinois chromosome 27, Ovbor_1.2, whole genome shotgun sequence genome has a window encoding:
- the MLN gene encoding promotilin: MLSRKATAILLVVHAAAMLASQTEAFVPIFTYGEVQRMQEKERYKGQKKSLSVQQRSEEVDPAEPWEEKQEVIKLTAPVEIGMRMNSRQLEKYQATLEGLLREVLPSSRNEKSRFASFSVGIASASRAPGKRKGAVGSAGQPRWKLRAAAAAGLSRSLTRRPSLCFPAQQQNRKRHRRIREGLEGPQGRLKT; the protein is encoded by the exons ATGCTGTCCCGCAAGGCCACGGCCATCTTGCTGGTAGTGCATGCAGCCGCCATGCTGGCCTCCCAGACAGAAGCCTTTGTTCCCATCTTCACCTACGGCGAAGTCCAGAGGATGCAG GAAAAGGAGAGGTACAAGGGGCAAAAGAAATCCTTGAGTGTACAGCAGAGGTCAGAGGAGGTGGACCCCGCGGAGCCTTGGGAAGAAAAACAGGAAGTTATTAAG CTGACTGCTCCTGTAGAAATTGGAATGAGGATGAACTCCAGGCAGCTGGAAAAGTACCAGGCCACCCTGGAAGGGCTGCTCCGCGAGGTGCTGCCATCCTCCCGGAACG AGAAGTCCCGGTTTGCATCTTTTTCAGTGGGAATTGCTTCAGCAAGCAGAGCACCTGGGAAGCGCAAGGGTGCTGTAGGTTCCGCTGGACAGCCCCGCTGGAAGCTCCGCGCCGCAGCCGCAGCCGGCTTGTCCCGCAGCCTCACCCGGCGGCCTTCGCTGTGCTTCCCC GCCCAGCAGCAGAACCGCAAGAGACATAGGCGGATCCGAGAAGGCCTGGAGGGGCCTCAAGGGCGGCTCAAGACATGA